One genomic segment of Labeo rohita strain BAU-BD-2019 chromosome 14, IGBB_LRoh.1.0, whole genome shotgun sequence includes these proteins:
- the mtnr1al gene encoding melatonin receptor type 1A-like, whose protein sequence is MVEGTDAALRNISTGNQDSKYLSFPWVVTLLSSVLITTIIVDVLGNLLVIVSVFRNRKLRKAGNAFVVSLAIADLVVAIYPYPLVLTAIFHDRWIAGDIHCQISGFLMGLSVIGSIFNITGIAINRYCYICHSLKYDKLFSNKNTVCYVVLVWALTILAIVPNWFVESLQYDARVYSCTFAQSVSSLYTITVVVVHFILPIGIVTYCYLRIWILVIQVRKRVKPDSRPKIKPHDFRNFLTMFVVFVLFAVCWAPLNFIGLAVAIHPRLGQAIPEWLFTASYFMAYFNSCLNGVIYGVLNHNFRKEYKRIILAIFKFNC, encoded by the exons ATGGTGGAGGGAACGGACGCAGCTTTGAGGAACATTTCGACAGGAAATCAGGACAGCAAGTACCTCTCTTTCCCCTGGGTGGTGACTTTACTCTCCAGTGTTCTGATCACTACGATTATAGTAGATGTTCTGGGCAACCTGTTGGTCATTGTGTCGGTCTTCAGAAACAGAAAGCTCAGGAAGGCAG GTAATGCCTTTGTGGTGAGTTTGGCAATAGCAGATCTGGTGGTGGCCATCTACCCCTACCCGCTCGTTCTGACCGCCATCTTCCATGACCGCTGGATCGCTGGCGATATTCACTGTCAAATCAGCGGCTTCCTCATGGGGCTCAGTGTGATCGGCTCTATTTTCAACATCACCGGTATCGCCATCAACCGCTACTGTTACATCTGCCACAGCCTTAAGTACGACAAGCTCTTCTCCAACAAGAACACAGTATGCTACGTCGTCCTGGTCTGGGCATTGACAATCCTGGCAATCGTCCCAAACTGGTTCGTGGAGTCTCTGCAGTACGACGCGCGCGTCTACTCGTGCACCTTCGCCCAATCGGTGAGCTCTCTCTACACCATCACGGTAGTTGTGGTGCACTTCATCCTGCCCATCGGCATCGTTACATACTGCTACCTGCGCATTTGGATCCTCGTCATACAGGTGCGCAAGCGGGTCAAGCCTGACAGTCGGCCCAAGATCAAACCTCATGACTTCCGGAACTTTCTCACCATGTTTGTGGTGTTTGTGTTGTTCGCCGTCTGCTGGGCTCCGTTGAACTTTATAGGCCTGGCGGTGGCGATCCACCCCAGACTGGGTCAGGCCATACCCGAGTGGCTCTTCACGGCGAGCTACTTCATGGCATACTTCAACAGCTGCCTCAATGGTGTTATATATGGAGTGCTAAACCACAACTTTCGAAAAGAGTATAAAAGGATTATACTAGCTATTTTCAAGTTTAACTGTTGA